One part of the Microbulbifer sp. THAF38 genome encodes these proteins:
- a CDS encoding hydroxymethylglutaryl-CoA lyase, which yields MTLPKQVKIVEVGPRDGLQNEKQPISVETRIALVDKLSASGLSVIEAGSFVSPKWVPQMAASEEVLAGIQRKDGVIYSALTPNLKGYERAVEAKADEVAVFGAASEAFTQKNINCSIAESLERFRPLVEKAKQDGIPVRGYVSCVLGCPYEGDIDPAKVAEVSAALLEMGCYEISLGDTIGVGTPEAAKRMLEQVMARVPVEKLAVHFHDTYGQALANIYAALQMGVAVVDSAVAGLGGCPYARGASGNVASEDVLYMLNGMGIETGVDLQLLAEAGNFISEQLGRETNSRVAKTLVPG from the coding sequence ATGACTTTGCCCAAGCAAGTAAAAATCGTCGAAGTGGGCCCCCGCGATGGGCTGCAAAATGAAAAGCAGCCAATCTCTGTGGAGACCCGTATCGCGCTGGTAGACAAACTCAGTGCTAGTGGGCTGTCGGTTATTGAAGCCGGCAGCTTTGTCAGCCCCAAGTGGGTACCGCAAATGGCCGCCAGCGAGGAAGTGCTGGCGGGTATCCAGCGTAAAGACGGTGTTATCTACAGCGCGCTCACACCAAACTTAAAAGGCTATGAGCGCGCAGTGGAAGCCAAAGCGGATGAGGTCGCCGTATTCGGCGCGGCCTCGGAAGCCTTCACCCAGAAAAATATTAATTGCAGTATCGCTGAGAGTCTGGAGCGCTTCCGCCCACTGGTGGAAAAAGCCAAGCAAGACGGCATACCCGTGCGCGGATACGTATCCTGCGTACTTGGTTGCCCCTATGAAGGCGATATTGATCCCGCCAAAGTGGCAGAAGTTAGTGCCGCTCTATTGGAAATGGGTTGCTACGAAATTTCCCTAGGCGACACCATCGGTGTCGGCACCCCGGAAGCCGCCAAGCGTATGCTGGAACAGGTGATGGCCCGTGTACCTGTGGAAAAACTTGCGGTGCATTTCCACGATACCTACGGCCAGGCGTTGGCCAATATTTACGCGGCCTTACAAATGGGTGTCGCAGTAGTAGATTCCGCCGTAGCCGGCCTGGGTGGCTGCCCCTATGCCCGCGGCGCTTCCGGTAATGTTGCCAGTGAGGATGTGCTCTATATGCTCAACGGCATGGGTATTGAAACTGGCGTGGATTTACAGTTGCTGGCAGAGGCTGGGAACTTTATTTCTGAACAGCTGGGGCGGGAGACCAACTCCCGTGTGGCTAAGACTTTGGTGCCTGGTTGA
- a CDS encoding multicopper oxidase family protein, with protein MLRLTHLCLLLSLLCFQTAAHEKASTSPASPVTLLDPDTVVKFENELPVPLEIRPQGSTPIKLPARPTQVWMGLRDKEGKRIMTKAWGFEYAGRIHSPGPTIRAREGQPVFVHWANELPGPHLFPVDRSIHLADVKDPKAVPMVIHLHGGHTEWKSDGNPLAWYTRNYRETGPLFEKRIYEYDNSQDAATIWYHDHTLGMTRLNVYAGLFGFYLVGDDNEDRLIQEKLLPAEDRTFVAAITDSLFSSDGQLYFPGWRDQPPSPVSHEAVKVNWPNPSHLDEFFGNFILVNGMTWPKVSVTPHVYRLRLLNASDTRTLILRIDENTPFVQVGGDGGFLDHPVKLAELILAPAERADVLVDFSGYKGRKLTLRNFGPDVPFKGFVEANDPKSSVPLVYNPDGKRVLSNGRGGITPATDPNTTGQILQFHIASTPISASSDKQQSKIKNTIGDLNLTLDTPLRAPLNRLNQASRTRQLASYRLDDPYGRNLLMLGPVKEGSLFFEDPTTEIIQHNAVEIWEIYNPTVSAHPIHIHLVEFQVLDRQPFKGKLIPKAQKFMHTGEVFQGARLEIESLQGKPLTPQPEESGPKDTVIALPGQVTRVIARFDRAGLYVWHCHLLSHEDYDMMRSFRVLAPKVTNNSPSKF; from the coding sequence ATGTTAAGGCTGACCCACTTATGCCTATTACTATCACTGCTTTGTTTTCAAACTGCTGCCCATGAGAAAGCTAGCACCAGCCCAGCAAGCCCAGTAACCTTGCTCGATCCTGACACAGTGGTTAAGTTCGAGAACGAACTACCTGTCCCACTAGAAATCCGCCCCCAGGGCTCAACTCCTATCAAACTGCCAGCACGGCCCACCCAGGTTTGGATGGGCCTGCGAGATAAGGAGGGCAAACGCATAATGACTAAAGCCTGGGGTTTTGAATATGCAGGTCGCATCCACTCTCCCGGCCCGACTATTCGCGCCCGAGAAGGCCAACCGGTATTTGTACATTGGGCCAATGAGCTACCGGGTCCGCATCTATTTCCTGTAGATAGATCCATTCACCTCGCCGATGTAAAAGATCCAAAAGCTGTACCTATGGTTATCCACCTTCACGGCGGGCATACAGAGTGGAAAAGTGACGGCAATCCCCTCGCTTGGTACACCCGCAATTATCGTGAGACGGGACCATTATTTGAGAAAAGGATTTACGAATACGACAACTCCCAGGACGCCGCCACTATCTGGTATCACGACCACACCCTGGGCATGACGCGCCTTAATGTTTACGCGGGTCTATTCGGTTTTTACCTGGTAGGCGATGACAATGAAGACCGCCTGATACAGGAGAAGCTGCTCCCCGCAGAAGATCGCACTTTTGTTGCCGCTATTACAGACAGCTTGTTTAGCTCCGATGGACAACTATATTTTCCTGGCTGGAGGGACCAGCCTCCATCACCAGTTTCCCATGAAGCAGTTAAAGTCAATTGGCCCAATCCCTCTCATCTCGACGAGTTTTTTGGCAATTTTATACTGGTAAACGGCATGACCTGGCCCAAAGTCAGTGTCACTCCACACGTCTATCGATTGCGGTTACTCAACGCATCCGATACCCGCACACTGATACTCAGGATCGACGAAAATACCCCCTTTGTACAAGTCGGCGGTGACGGCGGATTTCTCGATCATCCTGTAAAATTGGCTGAACTGATATTGGCACCCGCAGAGCGAGCAGATGTTTTAGTAGATTTCAGTGGTTATAAAGGGCGTAAGCTAACACTGCGGAACTTTGGACCGGATGTCCCTTTTAAAGGCTTTGTAGAGGCCAATGATCCAAAGAGTTCAGTTCCACTTGTCTACAACCCGGATGGTAAACGCGTATTAAGCAATGGACGCGGTGGCATCACACCAGCTACCGATCCAAATACTACAGGCCAGATCCTACAATTCCATATTGCATCAACACCGATAAGCGCCTCTTCCGATAAACAGCAATCAAAGATCAAAAACACTATTGGAGATTTAAATCTCACCCTAGATACTCCCTTGCGCGCGCCCCTTAACCGGCTGAACCAAGCCAGCCGCACACGACAACTTGCCTCCTACCGGTTGGACGATCCCTACGGCCGCAATCTACTCATGTTAGGTCCAGTAAAGGAGGGCTCCCTATTTTTTGAAGACCCCACTACAGAAATAATCCAACACAACGCCGTTGAGATCTGGGAGATATACAACCCTACAGTATCGGCCCACCCTATCCATATTCACCTAGTGGAATTCCAGGTACTGGATCGCCAGCCTTTTAAAGGAAAACTTATTCCCAAAGCGCAGAAATTTATGCACACCGGTGAGGTCTTCCAGGGAGCACGGCTGGAAATAGAATCCCTACAGGGAAAACCCCTTACACCACAACCAGAAGAAAGTGGGCCCAAAGATACAGTGATCGCCCTTCCCGGCCAAGTGACCCGGGTAATAGCGCGCTTTGACCGCGCAGGTCTCTATGTATGGCACTGCCATCTGCTCTCCCATGAGGATTACGATATGATGCGGTCGTTTAGGGTGTTGGCGCCTAAGGTAACAAATAATTCACCCTCTAAGTTTTAA
- a CDS encoding DUF1287 domain-containing protein codes for MRRLILFVGIISSNCYAQNLPLAEAALERTYHTVRYDPSYISIPYPNGDVPADTGVCTDVVIRSFRKLGIDLQKEVHEDISSNFQAYPSKRIWGLLRPDKNIDHRRVPNLQTFFHRKGMSIPITDKSSDYLPGDIITWMLPGNLPHIGIVSPKPSKNTDRFLIAHNIGAGPVLEDVLFSYTITGHYRLNLE; via the coding sequence GTGAGAAGATTAATTCTCTTTGTCGGCATTATTTCATCCAATTGCTATGCACAAAATCTTCCCTTAGCCGAAGCCGCCCTGGAGCGCACTTACCACACAGTGCGCTACGACCCCTCTTATATCTCTATCCCCTATCCAAATGGTGATGTGCCAGCCGATACTGGTGTCTGTACAGATGTAGTCATTCGCTCCTTTCGAAAGCTGGGCATTGATCTACAGAAAGAGGTACATGAAGATATCTCAAGCAATTTCCAAGCCTATCCTTCGAAGCGTATCTGGGGACTTTTAAGACCAGATAAGAATATTGACCACCGACGGGTACCAAACCTTCAGACCTTCTTTCATCGCAAAGGTATGTCAATCCCCATTACTGATAAGTCGAGTGACTATCTACCCGGAGATATTATTACCTGGATGCTTCCAGGGAATCTCCCTCATATCGGAATCGTCTCACCAAAGCCATCTAAAAATACAGATCGTTTTTTGATTGCTCATAATATTGGCGCAGGCCCGGTGCTGGAAGACGTTCTGTTCTCTTATACAATAACTGGACACTATCGATTAAACCTCGAATAA
- a CDS encoding acetyl/propionyl/methylcrotonyl-CoA carboxylase subunit alpha — protein MIRKLLIANRGEIACRIIKTARRLGVATVAVYSDADADALHVQMADEAVHLGPAPARDSYLDIDKVLGAAKQTGADAIHPGYGFLSENAEFCRACDSAGIIFVGPPTGAIEAMGSKSAAKRIMEEANVPLVPGYHGTNQNEELLEGHANRIGYPVLLKAAAGGGGKGMRRVDSADEFHEALAAAKREAMNAFSDDIMLLERYVVSPRHVEIQVFCDQQGNGVYLFERDCSVQRRHQKVVEEAPAPGMTPELRARMGEAALRAAHAIGYVGAGTVEFLLDASGAFYFMEMNTRLQVEHPVTEMITGQDLVAWQLAVAAGDPLPMSQDALQINGHAMEVRIYAEDPDNDFLPATGVLVRHQPPVEGEGVRVDTGVQTGDEISVHYDPMIAKLICHGRTRKEALAKLDRALRDYQIAGVRHNIEFLRRVINHQAFASGCISTHFIEDYEAEVLHQEQTLTPLKCAAIAGYLQQREERDLRNSTPQRDPFSPWHNGDNWRNALAGSRTQTVDYRGQHAQIRFVAEGDSLRWTCDALPEEQNSGEIRLLPGRDLMLVDGRRMSFSAVDTRDGGAVFIDGTQVEFKLLPPDIGESNDQAHGLDAPMNGTIISLLVQPGSTVEKDQPLLVMEAMKMEHTLRAPASGTVQQFFCAEGELVDGGSLLVDFAGEEQ, from the coding sequence ATGATTCGCAAACTGTTAATAGCTAATCGCGGCGAAATTGCCTGCCGTATTATCAAGACCGCCCGCCGCTTGGGGGTGGCCACCGTCGCTGTCTATTCCGATGCGGATGCCGATGCCCTGCACGTGCAGATGGCGGACGAAGCGGTACACCTGGGCCCGGCCCCGGCCAGGGATTCCTACCTGGATATCGACAAGGTATTGGGTGCTGCCAAGCAGACTGGTGCCGATGCCATCCATCCGGGTTACGGTTTCCTGTCGGAAAATGCCGAGTTTTGCCGCGCCTGCGATAGCGCCGGCATTATTTTTGTTGGCCCGCCCACCGGCGCGATTGAGGCGATGGGCTCCAAGTCCGCTGCCAAACGTATTATGGAAGAGGCCAATGTGCCCCTGGTGCCCGGTTACCACGGTACCAACCAAAATGAAGAGCTGTTGGAAGGCCATGCCAATCGCATCGGTTATCCGGTATTGCTGAAAGCCGCTGCCGGCGGTGGTGGTAAGGGCATGCGCCGTGTCGACAGCGCCGATGAATTCCACGAAGCATTAGCTGCAGCCAAGCGTGAGGCCATGAATGCCTTTAGCGATGACATCATGTTGCTGGAGCGCTATGTGGTGAGTCCCCGCCATGTGGAAATCCAGGTGTTCTGCGATCAGCAGGGCAACGGTGTCTACCTGTTTGAGCGGGATTGCTCGGTGCAGCGCCGCCATCAAAAAGTAGTGGAAGAGGCCCCCGCACCGGGCATGACTCCGGAGCTGCGCGCCCGCATGGGTGAAGCGGCCCTGCGCGCGGCCCATGCGATTGGTTACGTGGGTGCCGGTACGGTGGAATTCCTGCTGGATGCCAGCGGTGCCTTCTACTTTATGGAAATGAACACCCGCCTGCAGGTGGAGCACCCGGTAACGGAAATGATCACCGGACAAGATTTGGTGGCTTGGCAGCTGGCAGTCGCTGCCGGTGACCCCCTGCCCATGAGCCAGGATGCGCTGCAGATCAACGGCCACGCCATGGAAGTGCGTATCTACGCCGAGGACCCGGACAATGATTTCCTGCCGGCAACCGGCGTGTTGGTGCGTCATCAGCCCCCGGTGGAAGGCGAGGGCGTGCGGGTGGATACCGGTGTGCAGACCGGCGATGAAATCAGCGTGCATTACGACCCGATGATCGCCAAATTGATCTGCCACGGCCGCACCCGCAAAGAAGCCCTGGCCAAACTGGATCGCGCATTGCGTGATTACCAGATTGCCGGTGTGCGCCACAATATTGAATTCCTGCGCCGAGTGATCAATCACCAGGCATTTGCCAGCGGTTGTATTTCGACGCACTTTATCGAGGACTACGAGGCGGAAGTGCTGCATCAGGAGCAGACACTGACGCCGCTGAAGTGCGCCGCTATTGCCGGTTATTTGCAGCAGCGTGAAGAGCGCGATCTGCGCAACAGCACACCGCAGCGAGATCCTTTCTCCCCTTGGCATAATGGTGATAACTGGCGCAATGCTCTGGCTGGCAGTCGCACCCAGACGGTGGACTACCGCGGCCAGCACGCGCAAATTCGCTTTGTTGCGGAGGGCGATAGCCTGCGCTGGACTTGCGATGCCTTGCCTGAGGAACAAAACAGCGGTGAGATTCGCCTGCTGCCGGGACGCGACTTGATGTTGGTGGACGGCCGTCGCATGAGTTTCTCCGCCGTGGATACCCGCGATGGCGGTGCTGTATTTATCGATGGTACCCAGGTGGAATTCAAGTTGCTGCCACCGGATATCGGCGAGAGTAATGACCAGGCCCACGGCCTCGATGCCCCCATGAACGGCACCATTATTTCGCTACTGGTACAGCCGGGCTCCACAGTGGAAAAAGACCAGCCACTACTGGTAATGGAAGCCATGAAAATGGAACACACCCTGCGGGCTCCAGCATCCGGCACCGTGCAGCAGTTCTTCTGCGCCGAAGGTGAGCTGGTGGATGGCGGCAGCCTGCTGGTGGATTTTGCCGGGGAGGAGCAATAA